A section of the Roseovarius sp. W115 genome encodes:
- a CDS encoding crotonase/enoyl-CoA hydratase family protein: MPRVSVEIEGHIARVTLTRPDKRNAMDIKMAEEIVAAGQGLSARDDIRAVVLAGEGQAFCAGLDVMSFAQFAAQDPEAFVMPRTHGSGNLFQEVAMVWRNLPVPVIAALHGVCYGAGFQLALGADIRIADQEVKLAIMEMKWGLIPDMGGMVLLSRLTRSDVIRQMTYTAAPIEAQKALDWGLVTEVAEDVQARAMGLATEIAGKSPSAIRAAKRLIGFAESGADEEAVLLSESREQADLIGKPHQMEVIAANMAGRAPKFE, from the coding sequence ATGCCGCGTGTTTCTGTTGAAATTGAAGGTCATATTGCCCGGGTGACACTGACCCGGCCCGACAAGCGCAATGCCATGGACATCAAGATGGCCGAGGAAATTGTCGCGGCAGGGCAGGGGCTTAGCGCTCGCGATGACATCCGTGCCGTGGTGCTCGCGGGCGAAGGGCAGGCCTTTTGTGCCGGGCTTGACGTGATGAGCTTTGCCCAATTCGCCGCTCAGGATCCCGAGGCGTTCGTCATGCCGCGCACCCATGGCTCTGGCAACCTGTTTCAGGAGGTCGCCATGGTGTGGCGCAACCTGCCTGTACCTGTGATCGCGGCCCTGCACGGGGTGTGCTATGGCGCGGGGTTTCAGCTGGCGCTTGGGGCTGATATTCGGATTGCGGATCAAGAGGTTAAGCTGGCGATCATGGAGATGAAATGGGGGCTCATCCCGGATATGGGTGGCATGGTCCTTCTGTCCCGGCTGACGCGGTCGGATGTGATCCGACAAATGACCTACACGGCCGCACCGATTGAGGCGCAGAAGGCGCTGGACTGGGGTCTGGTGACAGAGGTTGCCGAAGATGTGCAGGCCCGTGCGATGGGGTTAGCCACTGAAATTGCGGGGAAATCCCCATCGGCAATTCGCGCGGCCAAGCGTCTGATTGGCTTTGCCGAAAGCGGCGCGGATGAGGAGGCTGTTCTTCTGTCCGAGAGCCGGGAACAGGCCGATCTCATCGGCAAACCGCATCAGATGGAGGTGATCGCCGCCAACATGGCCGGGCGTGCGCCAAAGTTCGAGTAA
- a CDS encoding Tat pathway signal protein yields the protein MPNLTRRSFIAATIAAGGVRAVPMIATRTGGRRILTLVYDKGLGMMRAVERVVP from the coding sequence ATGCCCAATCTCACGCGCCGCAGTTTTATCGCCGCCACCATTGCCGCCGGGGGCGTGCGCGCCGTGCCGATGATCGCCACGCGCACGGGTGGACGGCGCATTCTGACGCTGGTCTATGACAAAGGGCTTGGCATGATGCGCGCCGTGGAACGCGTTGTGCCCTGA
- a CDS encoding valine--tRNA ligase — protein sequence MGMDKTFNAAEAEPRLSKAWEESGAFKAGANAKPGAEPFSIMIPPPNVTGSLHMGHAFNNTLQDILIRWHRMRGFDTLWQPGTDHAGIATQMVTERDMMEHQEPTRVQMGREAFEKRVWQQKIKSRGTIIGQLKRLGASCDWSREAFTMSGAPSAPEGEEGNFHDAVIKVFVDMYNKGLIYRGKRLVNWDPHFETAISDLEVENIEVAGHMWHFKYPLAGGATYTYVEKDEDGTITLEETRDYISIATTRPETMLGDGAVAVHPSDERYAPIVGKLCEIPVGPKEHRRLIPIITDEYPDPDFGSGAVKITGAHDFNDYEVAKRGGIPMYRLMDTKGAMRDDGAPYAEAAEIAMAVAKGERSLSEAEVDTVNLIPDDLRGLDRFEARKRVVEQITSEGLAVMVAAQGEAPSPSSSTRGPLDAEIPGQAGDDVQMIPFVENKPIMQPFGDRSKVVIEPMLTDQWFVDTDKIVDPAIEAVKSGEVNIMPEQDRKVYFNWLENIEPWCISRQLWWGHQIPVWYGPKRIPNVGNGIDYRSAERVAFCGANFQEVADKARAYYERDFVEEFSLEERPATVDLETPDDITPMWNSTVWTIERDHDTFISTRETGTNNIVLLERDPDVLDTWFSSGLWPIGTLGWPEDTDELKKYFPTSVLVTGFDIIFFWVARMMMMQYAVVDEKPFKDVYVHALVRDEKGKKMSKSLGNVLDPLELIDEYGADAVRFTLTAMAAMGRDLKLSTQRIAGYRNFGTKLWNAARFAEMNEAVGSTGAIPQPKATVNRWILGETAKIRGVVDSALSQYRFNDAANALYGFVWGKVCDWYVEFSKPLLMDGDAATKAETQETMAWVIDQCLILLHPIMPFVTEELWGTLGKREKMLIHADWPTYGDELIDPAADAEMNWAISLIESVRSARAQVHVPVGLKTPLVVTGMSDAARAAWTNNEVMIQRLARIEGLTEVDAFPKGCITIAAEGASFGLPLADVIDVGEEKARLEKTLGKLAKELGGLRGRLNNPKFVESAPDEVVNEARENLAIKEDEEAKLKAALERLNELG from the coding sequence ATGGGCATGGACAAGACATTCAATGCGGCCGAGGCCGAACCACGCCTGTCAAAGGCCTGGGAAGAGAGCGGCGCTTTCAAGGCCGGGGCCAATGCCAAGCCGGGGGCCGAGCCGTTTTCCATCATGATCCCACCGCCCAATGTGACGGGTTCGCTGCATATGGGCCACGCGTTTAACAACACGCTGCAGGACATCCTGATCCGCTGGCACCGCATGCGCGGCTTTGACACGCTCTGGCAGCCGGGCACCGATCACGCAGGGATTGCCACGCAGATGGTGACCGAACGCGACATGATGGAGCATCAGGAGCCCACACGCGTTCAAATGGGCCGCGAAGCTTTCGAAAAACGCGTCTGGCAGCAGAAGATCAAATCGCGCGGCACGATCATCGGACAGCTCAAACGGCTTGGCGCGTCATGTGATTGGTCGCGCGAGGCCTTCACCATGTCCGGCGCGCCCTCTGCTCCCGAAGGTGAGGAAGGCAATTTCCACGACGCAGTGATCAAGGTCTTTGTCGACATGTACAACAAGGGCCTGATCTATCGCGGCAAGCGACTGGTCAACTGGGACCCGCATTTCGAGACCGCCATCTCTGATCTTGAGGTCGAGAATATCGAAGTGGCGGGCCATATGTGGCACTTCAAATACCCGCTCGCCGGTGGCGCGACCTACACCTATGTCGAGAAGGACGAGGACGGCACCATCACGCTGGAGGAAACCCGCGACTACATCTCCATCGCCACAACCCGGCCAGAGACCATGCTGGGCGATGGGGCCGTTGCGGTTCACCCATCCGATGAACGTTATGCGCCAATCGTCGGAAAACTCTGCGAAATTCCAGTTGGCCCCAAAGAGCACCGCCGCCTCATTCCGATCATCACCGATGAATACCCTGATCCCGACTTTGGCTCCGGTGCGGTGAAGATCACCGGCGCGCATGACTTCAACGACTATGAGGTTGCCAAACGCGGCGGCATCCCGATGTACCGCTTGATGGACACCAAGGGTGCCATGCGCGACGATGGCGCGCCCTATGCGGAAGCGGCTGAGATTGCCATGGCCGTGGCCAAGGGAGAGCGCAGTCTCAGCGAGGCAGAGGTCGATACGGTCAACCTGATCCCCGATGATCTGCGTGGGCTGGATCGGTTTGAAGCGCGCAAGCGGGTGGTCGAGCAGATCACCAGCGAAGGTCTGGCCGTGATGGTTGCCGCTCAGGGCGAAGCACCGTCACCCTCCAGCTCGACCCGAGGACCTCTTGACGCAGAGATCCCCGGTCAAGCCGGGGATGACGTGCAAATGATCCCCTTCGTTGAAAACAAACCCATCATGCAGCCCTTCGGCGACCGCTCCAAGGTCGTGATCGAGCCGATGCTCACTGATCAGTGGTTTGTGGATACTGACAAAATCGTCGACCCCGCCATCGAGGCGGTGAAATCCGGCGAGGTGAACATCATGCCGGAGCAGGACCGCAAGGTCTATTTCAACTGGCTGGAAAACATCGAGCCGTGGTGCATCTCCCGCCAACTGTGGTGGGGGCATCAGATTCCGGTTTGGTATGGGCCGAAACGCATACCAAACGTAGGCAATGGCATTGACTACAGGTCTGCAGAGCGTGTGGCGTTTTGCGGTGCGAATTTTCAGGAAGTTGCAGACAAAGCTCGTGCATATTACGAACGAGACTTTGTTGAGGAATTTAGTCTCGAAGAACGTCCCGCTACCGTCGACTTAGAGACGCCGGATGACATCACACCAATGTGGAACTCTACGGTTTGGACTATCGAACGAGATCACGATACGTTCATTTCAACTCGGGAGACTGGCACCAATAACATAGTACTGCTCGAAAGAGACCCCGACGTGCTCGACACCTGGTTCTCCTCCGGCCTCTGGCCCATCGGCACGCTGGGCTGGCCCGAAGACACCGATGAGCTGAAGAAATACTTCCCCACGTCCGTCCTCGTCACCGGCTTTGACATCATCTTCTTCTGGGTCGCCCGGATGATGATGATGCAATACGCCGTGGTTGACGAAAAGCCCTTCAAGGACGTTTATGTCCACGCCCTCGTCCGCGATGAGAAGGGCAAGAAGATGTCCAAATCCCTGGGCAATGTCCTCGACCCGCTTGAGCTGATTGATGAATACGGCGCCGACGCCGTGCGCTTTACGCTCACCGCCATGGCCGCCATGGGACGCGACTTGAAGCTCAGCACGCAACGTATTGCAGGATATCGGAATTTCGGCACCAAGCTCTGGAACGCCGCCCGTTTCGCCGAAATGAATGAGGCGGTTGGCAGCACGGGTGCAATCCCACAGCCAAAAGCCACGGTAAACCGTTGGATTCTCGGCGAAACTGCGAAAATTCGCGGTGTCGTCGATTCTGCCCTTTCGCAGTACAGGTTCAATGACGCCGCCAATGCGCTCTATGGTTTTGTCTGGGGCAAAGTCTGTGACTGGTATGTGGAATTCTCCAAACCCCTGCTAATGGATGGCGATGCGGCGACCAAGGCCGAGACGCAAGAGACCATGGCCTGGGTCATTGACCAATGCCTGATCCTGCTGCACCCGATCATGCCTTTTGTGACGGAAGAACTCTGGGGAACCCTCGGAAAACGCGAGAAAATGCTCATTCACGCCGATTGGCCCACCTATGGCGACGAGCTGATTGATCCAGCGGCCGATGCCGAGATGAACTGGGCCATTTCGCTGATTGAAAGCGTCCGCTCAGCGCGCGCACAGGTGCATGTGCCCGTGGGCCTCAAGACACCTTTGGTGGTCACAGGCATGTCCGATGCGGCGCGTGCCGCCTGGACCAACAATGAGGTGATGATCCAGCGGCTGGCGCGTATTGAGGGTCTGACCGAAGTGGACGCCTTCCCCAAAGGCTGCATCACAATCGCGGCTGAGGGCGCGAGTTTCGGCCTACCTCTGGCCGATGTGATCGACGTGGGCGAGGAAAAGGCGCGGCTGGAGAAAACGCTGGGCAAGCTCGCCAAGGAACTGGGTGGGCTGCGGGGGCGGCTCAACAACCCGAAATTCGTCGAAAGCGCGCCCGATGAGGTGGTCAACGAGGCGCGTGAAAACCTTGCCATCAAGGAAGATGAAGAGGCCAAGCTGAAGGCCGCGCTTGAGCGGTTGAACGAGCTGGGCTGA